In Panthera leo isolate Ple1 chromosome F3, P.leo_Ple1_pat1.1, whole genome shotgun sequence, one genomic interval encodes:
- the LRRC71 gene encoding leucine-rich repeat-containing protein 71 isoform X9 → MSGEASTPGASPRAPRPGTQKSSGTVTKKGDRGAKEKQVLVLPPVGEEEPKNPEEYQCTGVLETDFAELCTRSGYTDFPKVVTRPRPHPAFVPSASMSEKPAQDDQRLSASCSLNSLESKYVFFRPTIQVELEPEDKGVKEIYIRGWRVEERILGIFSKCLPPLSQLQAINLWKVGLTDKTLSTFIALLPLCAPTLRKVSLEGNPLPEQSYHKLMAADSPIAHLSLRNNNIDDHGAQLLGQALSTLRSCNQTLVSLNLAFNHIGDAGAGYIADGLRLNRALLWLSLAHNRIQDQGALKLAEVLRPFELTHTEVVERRRLLLEKGTQERSRSPSSSRPGDSKTDREKNLLLQVNSAALTEKTDKTQTTKTPKGLSKKKEKSGGESVRKEEKSGSGQSPTQGTPKKEDPAKSGKGKVTIPEQKTSKGKGPKTGSKEKRSFLLESEAPTLLRNLLG, encoded by the exons ATGTCCGGCGAGGCGAGTACGCCCGGGGCCTCCCCCAGGGCCCCGCGTCCCGGGACCCAGAAGTCGTCCGGCACGGTGACCAAGAAGGGGGATCGCGGGGCCAAGGAGAAGCAGGTCCTCGTGCTGCCGCCGGTGGGCGAGGAGGAGCCCAAGAACCCCG AGGAATACCAGTGCACCGGGGTCCTCGAGACGGATTTCGCCGAGCTCTGCACGCGCTCGGGCTACACGGACTTCCCCAAGGTCGTCACCCGGCCTCGCCCGCACCCGGCCTTCGTCCCCTCCGCCTCGATGTCGGAAAAGCCCGCCCAGG ACGATCAGCGCCTGTCGGCGTCTTGCAGCCTCAACAGCCTGGAGAGCAAATACGTGTTTTTCCGGCCCACGATCCAGGTGGAGCTGGAGCCCGAGGACAAGGGGGTGAAGGAAATCTACATCCGCG GTTGGAGGGTCGAGGAGCGGATCTTGGGCATCTTCTCCAAATGTCTGCCCCCCCTCAGCCAGCTGCAGGCCATAAA CTTGTGGAAGGTGGGGCTGACGGATAAGACCCTGAGCACCTTCATcgccctcctgcctctctgcgCGCCCACGCTCAG GAAGGTGTCTCTGGAGGGCAACCCGCTGCCGGAACAGTCCTATCACAAGCTCATGGCCGCGGACAGCCC GATCGCGCACTTGTCTCTGCGGAACAACAACATCGACGACCACGGCGCGCAGCTGCTGGGCCAGGCTCTGTCCACGCTGCGCAGCTGCAACCAGACCCTGGTCTCGCTCAACCTGGCCTTCAACCACATCGGGGACGCGGGTGCCGGCTACATCGCGGAC GGCCTCCGGCTGAACCGCGCCCTGCTCTGGCTGTCGCTGGCGCACAACCGCATCCAGGACCAGGGCGCCCTGAAGCTGGCCGAG GTCCTGCGTCCCTTCGAGCTGACGCACACGGAGGTGGTGGAGCGCCGCCGCCTCCTGCTGGAGAAAGGGACGCAGGAGCGCTCGCGATCG CCTTCCTCCTCCCGACCTGGGGACTCCAAAACGGACCGTGAGAAGAACCTGCTGCTACAGGTCAACAGTGCTGCCCTGACGGAAAAGACAGACAAGACGCAGACAACCAAGACCCCGAAAGGCCTGAGCAAGAAGAAGGAGAAGTCAGGGGG GGAATcggtgaggaaggaggagaagtcAGGGTCAGGGCAGTCGCCCACGCAAGGGACCCCCAAGAAGGAAGACCCCGCGAAGTCGGGCAAGGGGA agGTCACCATCCCTGAGCAGAAAACAAGCAAGGGGAAAGGGCCCAAGACCGGGAGCAAAGAGAAGCGGAGCTTCCTGCTGGAGTCGGAG
- the PEAR1 gene encoding platelet endothelial aggregation receptor 1 isoform X1, which yields MPPALRALLLLGLGLRLAGALNPSDPNTCSFWESFTTTTKESHSRPFSLLPSEPCDRPWESPHTCPRPTVVYRTVYRQVVKTDHRKRLQCCRGFYESSGICVPLCDQECVHGRCVAPNQCQCVQNWRGDDCSSGCAPGVWGLQCDKPCHCGNGSSCDPKSGACSCPPGLQPPRCLEPCSPGHYGPACQFHCLCHGAPCDPQTGACFCPPERTGASSCEIPCVRGTVGFFCPSTYPCHNGGVFQASQGSCSCPHGWMGIICSLPCLEGFHGPNCSQECRCHNGGLCDRFTGQCRCAPGYTGDRCREECPVGRFGQDCAETCDCAPGARCFPANGACLCEHGFTGDRCTERLCPDGRYGLSCQEPCTCDPEHSLSCHPMSGECACLPGWAGLHCNESCPQDTHGPGCQEHCLCLHGGVCQPDSGRCRCAPGYTGPHCASLCPPDTYGVNCSARCSCHNALACSPIDGACVCKEGWQPGNCSVPCLPGTWGFGCNASCQCAHEAACSPQTGACTCTPGWQGDHCQLPCPKGQFGEGCASRCDCDHADGCDPVHGRCRCQAGWTGTRCHLPCPEGFWGANCSNTCSCKNGGTCIPENGNCVCAPGFRGPSCQRSCQPGRYGKRCVPCKCGNRSSCHPSNGTCYCLSGWTGPDCSQPCPLGHWGANCAQPCQCRQGGACHPQDGSCFCPPGWTGYLCLEGCSPGMFGANCSQSCQCGPGERCHPETGACVCPPGHSGAPCRIGSQEPFTMMPASPVAYNSLGAVIGIAVLGSLVVALLALFVGYRHWQKGKAHQHLAVAYSSGRLDGSEYVMPDVPPSYSHYYSNPSYHTLSQCSPKPPPPNKLPGSQLFGSLQVPERPGGAHGQDNHSTLPADWKHRREPPAGPLDRGSGRLSYSHSYRSSDGPGPFSGKEGLGASVASLSSENPYATIRDLPSLLGGLRESSYVEMKGPPSGSPPRQPPPLRDGQRRRHPQPQRDSGTYERPSPLTYDGDSVGSQPPLPPGLPPGHYDSPKNSHIPGHYDLPPVRHPPSPPVRRQDR from the exons ATGCCACCAGCTCTGCGTGCCCTCCTtctcctgggcctgggcctgcggCTGGCTGGAGCCCTCAACCCCAGTGACCCCAACACCTGCAGCTTCTGGGAAAG cttcaccaccaccaccaaggagTCTCACTCCCGCCCCTTCAGCCTGCTCCCCTCGGAGCCCTGCGACCGGCCCTGGGAGAGCCCCCACACCTGCCCCCGGCCCAC GGTTGTCTACAGGACGGTGTACCGCCAGGTGGTGAAGACGGACCACCGGAAGCGACTCCAGTGCTGCCGGGGCTTCTATGAGAGCAGCGGGATCTGTGTCC CGCTCTGTGACCAGGAGTGCGTCCATGGCCGCTGTGTGGCACCCAATCAGTGCCAGTGTGTGCAGAACTGGAGGGGTGACGACTGTTCCAGTG ggtGTGCCCCAGGAGTGTGGGGGCTGCAGTGTGACAAGCCCTGTCACTGTGGCAACGGCAGCTCCTGTGACCCCAAGAGTGGAGCGTGCTCCTGCCCCCCCGGCCTGCAGCCCCCACGCTGCCTGGAGCCCTGCTCCCCGGGCCACTATGGTCCCGCCTGCCAGTTCCACTGCCTGTGCCACGGAGCACCCTGTGACCCCcagaccggagcctgcttctgcccCCCAGAGAGGACTGGGGCCAG CAGCTGTGAGATACCCTGTGTCCGGGGCACCGTCGGCTTCTTCTGCCCCAGCACCTATCCTTGCCACAACGGGGGTGTCTTCCAGGCCTCCCAGGGCTCCTGCAGCTGCCCGCATGGGTGGATG GGCATCAtctgctccctgccctgcctcgAGGGCTTCCACGGACCCAACTGCTCCCAAGAGTGTCGCTGTCACAATGGTGGCCTCTGCGACCGCTTCACTGGGCAGTGTCGCTGCGCTCCGGGCTACACGGGGGATCG GTGCCGTGAGGAGTGCCCCGTGGGCCGCTTCGGGCAGGACTGTGCGGAGACGTGCGACTGCGCGCCCGGCGCCCGCTGCTTCCCGGCCAACGGCGCGTGTCTGTGCGAACACGGCTTCACCGGGGACCGCTGCACCGAGCGCCTCTGCCCCGACGGCCGCTACGGCCTCAGCTGCCAGGAGCCGTGCACCTGCGACCCGGAGCACAGCCTCAG CTGCCACCCGATGAGCGGGGAGTGCGCGTGCCTGCCGGGCTGGGCCGGCCTGCACTGCAACGAGAGCTGCCCGCAGGATACGCACGGGCCCGGCTGCCAGGAGCACTGCCTCTGCCTGCACGGCGGCGTGTGCCAGCCCGACAGCGGCCGGTGCCGCTGTGCGCCCGGCTACACG GGCCCGCACTGCGCCAGCCTCTGCCCGCCTGACACTTACGGAGTCAACTGCTCCGCGCGCTGCTCCTGCCACAACGCCCTGGCTTGCTCGCCCATCGACGGCGCCTGCGTCTGCAAGGAGG GTTGGCAGCCTGGTAACTGCTCTGTGCCCTGCTTACCTGGAACCTGGGGCTTCGGTTGCAACGCCAGCTGCCAGTGCGCCCATGAGGCAGCCTGCAGCCCCCAGACCGGGGCCTGTACCTGCACCCCTGGGTGGCAGGGGGACCACTGCCAGCTCCCGTGCCCG AAGGGACAGTTCGGTGAAGGCTGTGCCAGTCGCTGTGACTGTGACCATGCTGACGGCTGTGACCCTGTTCACGGACGCTGCCGGTGCCAGGCTGGCTGGACAG GCACCCGCTGCCACCTGCCCTGCCCCGAAGGCTTCTGGGGGGCAAACTGCAGtaacacctgctcttgcaagaatggGGGCACCTGCATCCCCGAGAACGGCAATTGCGTGTGTGCGCCTGGGTTCCGAGGCCCCTCCTGCCAGAGAT CCTGCCAGCCTGGCCGCTATGGCAAACGCTGTGTGCCCTGCAAGTGTGGTAACCGCTCCTCCTGCCATCCCTCGAATGGGACCTGCTACTGTCTGTCTGGCTGGACGGGCCCCGACTGCTCCCAGC CGTGCCCTCTAGGACACTGGGGAGCCAACTGCGCCCAGCCCTGCCAGTGCCGCCAGGGGGGGGCCTGCCACCCCCAGGATGGGAGCTGTTTCTGTCCCCCAGGCTGGACTGGATACCTCTGCTTAGAAG GCTGCTCTCCGGGGATGTTCGGTGCCAACTGCTCCCAGTCCTGCCAGTGTGGTCCTGGAGAGAGGTGCCACCCGGAGACGGGAGCCTGTGTGTGTCCCCCGGGGCACAGCGGCGCCCCCTGCAGGATTG GAAGCCAGGAGCCCTTCACCATGATGCCTGCCTCTCCGGTGGCCTATAACTCGCTGGGGGCAGTGATTGGCATCGCGGTGCTGGGGTCCCTGGTGGTGGCCCTGCTGGCACTGTTCGTCGGCTACCGCCATTGGCAAAAAGGCAAGGCACACCAACACCTGGCCGTGGCCTACAGCAGCGGGCGGCTGGATGGCTCTGAGTACGTCATGCCAG ATGTCCCTCCCAGCTACAGCCACTACTACTCCAACCCCAGCTACCACACCCTGTCACAGTGCTCACCGAAACCCCCGCCCCCGAACAAG CTTCCGGGCAGTCAGCTCTTCGGCAGCCTGCAGGTCCCTGAGCGGCCAGGGGGGGCCCACGGGCAGGATAACCACAGCACCCTGCCTGCGGACTGGAAGCACCGCCGGGAGCCCCCTGCAGGGCCTCTGGACAGGG GTAGCGGCCGCCTGAGCTACAGCCACAGCTACCGTAGCAGCGATGGCCCAGGCCCGTTCTCTGGTAAAG aggggctgggggccagcgTGGCTTCCCTGAGCAGCGAAAACCCCTACGCCACCATCCGGGACCTGCCCAGCCTCCTCGGGGGCCTCCGGGAGAGCAGCTATGTGGAGATGAAAGGCCCCCCCTCAGGGTCTCCCCCGAGGCAGCCCCCTCCACTCCGAGACGGCCAGAGGCGGCGACACCCCCAGCCACAGAGAGACAGTGGCACCTATGAACGGCCCAGCCCTCTGACCTATG atGGAGACTCTGtgggctcccagcccccactgccTCCGGGCCTGCCCCCTGGCCACTACGACTCCCCAAAGAACAGCCACATCCCTGGACACTATGACTTGCCCCCAGTACGGCATCCCCCGTCACCCCCAGTTCGGCGCCAGGACCGCTGA
- the PEAR1 gene encoding platelet endothelial aggregation receptor 1 isoform X2 yields the protein MPPALRALLLLGLGLRLAGALNPSDPNTCSFWESFTTTTKESHSRPFSLLPSEPCDRPWESPHTCPRPTVVYRTVYRQVVKTDHRKRLQCCRGFYESSGICVPLCDQECVHGRCVAPNQCQCVQNWRGDDCSSGCAPGVWGLQCDKPCHCGNGSSCDPKSGACSCPPGLQPPRCLEPCSPGHYGPACQFHCLCHGAPCDPQTGACFCPPERTGASCEIPCVRGTVGFFCPSTYPCHNGGVFQASQGSCSCPHGWMGIICSLPCLEGFHGPNCSQECRCHNGGLCDRFTGQCRCAPGYTGDRCREECPVGRFGQDCAETCDCAPGARCFPANGACLCEHGFTGDRCTERLCPDGRYGLSCQEPCTCDPEHSLSCHPMSGECACLPGWAGLHCNESCPQDTHGPGCQEHCLCLHGGVCQPDSGRCRCAPGYTGPHCASLCPPDTYGVNCSARCSCHNALACSPIDGACVCKEGWQPGNCSVPCLPGTWGFGCNASCQCAHEAACSPQTGACTCTPGWQGDHCQLPCPKGQFGEGCASRCDCDHADGCDPVHGRCRCQAGWTGTRCHLPCPEGFWGANCSNTCSCKNGGTCIPENGNCVCAPGFRGPSCQRSCQPGRYGKRCVPCKCGNRSSCHPSNGTCYCLSGWTGPDCSQPCPLGHWGANCAQPCQCRQGGACHPQDGSCFCPPGWTGYLCLEGCSPGMFGANCSQSCQCGPGERCHPETGACVCPPGHSGAPCRIGSQEPFTMMPASPVAYNSLGAVIGIAVLGSLVVALLALFVGYRHWQKGKAHQHLAVAYSSGRLDGSEYVMPDVPPSYSHYYSNPSYHTLSQCSPKPPPPNKLPGSQLFGSLQVPERPGGAHGQDNHSTLPADWKHRREPPAGPLDRGSGRLSYSHSYRSSDGPGPFSGKEGLGASVASLSSENPYATIRDLPSLLGGLRESSYVEMKGPPSGSPPRQPPPLRDGQRRRHPQPQRDSGTYERPSPLTYDGDSVGSQPPLPPGLPPGHYDSPKNSHIPGHYDLPPVRHPPSPPVRRQDR from the exons ATGCCACCAGCTCTGCGTGCCCTCCTtctcctgggcctgggcctgcggCTGGCTGGAGCCCTCAACCCCAGTGACCCCAACACCTGCAGCTTCTGGGAAAG cttcaccaccaccaccaaggagTCTCACTCCCGCCCCTTCAGCCTGCTCCCCTCGGAGCCCTGCGACCGGCCCTGGGAGAGCCCCCACACCTGCCCCCGGCCCAC GGTTGTCTACAGGACGGTGTACCGCCAGGTGGTGAAGACGGACCACCGGAAGCGACTCCAGTGCTGCCGGGGCTTCTATGAGAGCAGCGGGATCTGTGTCC CGCTCTGTGACCAGGAGTGCGTCCATGGCCGCTGTGTGGCACCCAATCAGTGCCAGTGTGTGCAGAACTGGAGGGGTGACGACTGTTCCAGTG ggtGTGCCCCAGGAGTGTGGGGGCTGCAGTGTGACAAGCCCTGTCACTGTGGCAACGGCAGCTCCTGTGACCCCAAGAGTGGAGCGTGCTCCTGCCCCCCCGGCCTGCAGCCCCCACGCTGCCTGGAGCCCTGCTCCCCGGGCCACTATGGTCCCGCCTGCCAGTTCCACTGCCTGTGCCACGGAGCACCCTGTGACCCCcagaccggagcctgcttctgcccCCCAGAGAGGACTGGGGCCAG CTGTGAGATACCCTGTGTCCGGGGCACCGTCGGCTTCTTCTGCCCCAGCACCTATCCTTGCCACAACGGGGGTGTCTTCCAGGCCTCCCAGGGCTCCTGCAGCTGCCCGCATGGGTGGATG GGCATCAtctgctccctgccctgcctcgAGGGCTTCCACGGACCCAACTGCTCCCAAGAGTGTCGCTGTCACAATGGTGGCCTCTGCGACCGCTTCACTGGGCAGTGTCGCTGCGCTCCGGGCTACACGGGGGATCG GTGCCGTGAGGAGTGCCCCGTGGGCCGCTTCGGGCAGGACTGTGCGGAGACGTGCGACTGCGCGCCCGGCGCCCGCTGCTTCCCGGCCAACGGCGCGTGTCTGTGCGAACACGGCTTCACCGGGGACCGCTGCACCGAGCGCCTCTGCCCCGACGGCCGCTACGGCCTCAGCTGCCAGGAGCCGTGCACCTGCGACCCGGAGCACAGCCTCAG CTGCCACCCGATGAGCGGGGAGTGCGCGTGCCTGCCGGGCTGGGCCGGCCTGCACTGCAACGAGAGCTGCCCGCAGGATACGCACGGGCCCGGCTGCCAGGAGCACTGCCTCTGCCTGCACGGCGGCGTGTGCCAGCCCGACAGCGGCCGGTGCCGCTGTGCGCCCGGCTACACG GGCCCGCACTGCGCCAGCCTCTGCCCGCCTGACACTTACGGAGTCAACTGCTCCGCGCGCTGCTCCTGCCACAACGCCCTGGCTTGCTCGCCCATCGACGGCGCCTGCGTCTGCAAGGAGG GTTGGCAGCCTGGTAACTGCTCTGTGCCCTGCTTACCTGGAACCTGGGGCTTCGGTTGCAACGCCAGCTGCCAGTGCGCCCATGAGGCAGCCTGCAGCCCCCAGACCGGGGCCTGTACCTGCACCCCTGGGTGGCAGGGGGACCACTGCCAGCTCCCGTGCCCG AAGGGACAGTTCGGTGAAGGCTGTGCCAGTCGCTGTGACTGTGACCATGCTGACGGCTGTGACCCTGTTCACGGACGCTGCCGGTGCCAGGCTGGCTGGACAG GCACCCGCTGCCACCTGCCCTGCCCCGAAGGCTTCTGGGGGGCAAACTGCAGtaacacctgctcttgcaagaatggGGGCACCTGCATCCCCGAGAACGGCAATTGCGTGTGTGCGCCTGGGTTCCGAGGCCCCTCCTGCCAGAGAT CCTGCCAGCCTGGCCGCTATGGCAAACGCTGTGTGCCCTGCAAGTGTGGTAACCGCTCCTCCTGCCATCCCTCGAATGGGACCTGCTACTGTCTGTCTGGCTGGACGGGCCCCGACTGCTCCCAGC CGTGCCCTCTAGGACACTGGGGAGCCAACTGCGCCCAGCCCTGCCAGTGCCGCCAGGGGGGGGCCTGCCACCCCCAGGATGGGAGCTGTTTCTGTCCCCCAGGCTGGACTGGATACCTCTGCTTAGAAG GCTGCTCTCCGGGGATGTTCGGTGCCAACTGCTCCCAGTCCTGCCAGTGTGGTCCTGGAGAGAGGTGCCACCCGGAGACGGGAGCCTGTGTGTGTCCCCCGGGGCACAGCGGCGCCCCCTGCAGGATTG GAAGCCAGGAGCCCTTCACCATGATGCCTGCCTCTCCGGTGGCCTATAACTCGCTGGGGGCAGTGATTGGCATCGCGGTGCTGGGGTCCCTGGTGGTGGCCCTGCTGGCACTGTTCGTCGGCTACCGCCATTGGCAAAAAGGCAAGGCACACCAACACCTGGCCGTGGCCTACAGCAGCGGGCGGCTGGATGGCTCTGAGTACGTCATGCCAG ATGTCCCTCCCAGCTACAGCCACTACTACTCCAACCCCAGCTACCACACCCTGTCACAGTGCTCACCGAAACCCCCGCCCCCGAACAAG CTTCCGGGCAGTCAGCTCTTCGGCAGCCTGCAGGTCCCTGAGCGGCCAGGGGGGGCCCACGGGCAGGATAACCACAGCACCCTGCCTGCGGACTGGAAGCACCGCCGGGAGCCCCCTGCAGGGCCTCTGGACAGGG GTAGCGGCCGCCTGAGCTACAGCCACAGCTACCGTAGCAGCGATGGCCCAGGCCCGTTCTCTGGTAAAG aggggctgggggccagcgTGGCTTCCCTGAGCAGCGAAAACCCCTACGCCACCATCCGGGACCTGCCCAGCCTCCTCGGGGGCCTCCGGGAGAGCAGCTATGTGGAGATGAAAGGCCCCCCCTCAGGGTCTCCCCCGAGGCAGCCCCCTCCACTCCGAGACGGCCAGAGGCGGCGACACCCCCAGCCACAGAGAGACAGTGGCACCTATGAACGGCCCAGCCCTCTGACCTATG atGGAGACTCTGtgggctcccagcccccactgccTCCGGGCCTGCCCCCTGGCCACTACGACTCCCCAAAGAACAGCCACATCCCTGGACACTATGACTTGCCCCCAGTACGGCATCCCCCGTCACCCCCAGTTCGGCGCCAGGACCGCTGA